A single Brienomyrus brachyistius isolate T26 chromosome 11, BBRACH_0.4, whole genome shotgun sequence DNA region contains:
- the LOC125751576 gene encoding CD59A glycoprotein-like, with protein MKASLVTGLVFCFAIFSLGSALRCYRCTNYSGKCTNVQECGYEDACLTLHERGGKIIRQCIRHTDCENARLSQMFPAVSSFTHGCCSSNLCNGSPATMISKPLLGTLASLFVFWWCLL; from the exons atgaaggcTTCTCTGGTGACAGGCTTGGTTTTCTGTTTTGCGATTTTCAGCCTGG GCTCTGCACTCCGTTGCTATAGATGCACCAATTACTCTGGAAAGTGCACTAATGTGCAGGAATGCGGCTATGAGGACGCTTGCCTTACGTTACATGAAAGAG GAGGGAAGATTATCCGCCAGTGCATCCGGCACACGGACTGTGAAAATGCTCGGCTGTCTCAGATGTTTCCTGCGGTGTCTTCCTTCACCCACGGTTGCTGCAGTAGTAACTTGTGCAATGGCAGTCCCGCCACCATGATCTCTAAGCCCTTACTGGGGACGTTGGCGTCCCTCTTTGTCTTCTGGTGGTGCCTGCTTTAA